One genomic region from Haloprofundus salinisoli encodes:
- the dpsA gene encoding DNA starvation/stationary phase protection protein DpsA translates to MSTQKTVRQPADEVEETALRIDKDKAEQIIDALNTDLANAYVLYHQLKKHHWNVEGAEFLELHRFLEEAYEHVEEGADIIAERAQALGGVPVAGPSNQEERATVEFEGEDVYDVRTSLENDLEMYGDIIEDLREHIQLAGNLGDPATEEILRTILVEVEEDAHHIEHYLEDDTLVLEEATH, encoded by the coding sequence ATGAGTACCCAGAAGACCGTCCGTCAGCCTGCCGACGAGGTGGAGGAGACAGCGCTTCGTATCGACAAGGACAAAGCCGAACAGATTATCGACGCGCTGAACACCGACCTCGCCAACGCGTACGTCCTCTACCACCAACTGAAGAAACACCACTGGAACGTCGAGGGCGCGGAGTTCCTCGAACTCCACCGCTTCCTCGAGGAGGCGTACGAACACGTCGAAGAAGGCGCGGACATCATCGCCGAGCGCGCACAGGCGCTCGGCGGCGTTCCCGTCGCCGGTCCGTCGAACCAGGAAGAGCGCGCCACCGTCGAGTTCGAAGGCGAGGACGTTTACGACGTCCGCACCTCGCTGGAGAACGACCTCGAAATGTACGGTGACATCATCGAGGACCTGCGCGAGCACATCCAGCTCGCCGGTAACCTCGGCGACCCGGCGACCGAGGAGATCCTTCGGACCATTCTGGTCGAAGTCGAAGAGGACGCCCACCACATCGAGCACTACCTCGAGGACGACACGCTGGTGCTCGAAGAAGCGACGCACTGA
- a CDS encoding DUF7504 family protein yields the protein MNAPGQNSVTQTLSELKRRGCNILVVGSAALDARQALTRRLLGDALTESRKRLFVFTDGVYTHERLGNGSQDTDSVRVVSQSAVVRSPAVTEGLSGSSLGGPVSREYVEADDLGSLSWAIGDAITAFEMSGGLDTGELRLCFDSLSPLVDENGVQSVRRFVSVVGGRVNSVSGMAHYHLSVPCDDPLVDELAESFDAVVELRVCDETPEHRWRFPDRSLSTEWLAI from the coding sequence ATGAACGCTCCCGGGCAAAATTCCGTCACCCAGACCCTCTCGGAGTTGAAGCGCCGGGGGTGTAACATCCTGGTCGTCGGGTCCGCAGCGCTCGACGCCCGACAGGCCCTCACTCGACGACTTCTCGGCGACGCACTCACCGAGTCGCGGAAACGACTGTTCGTCTTCACCGACGGCGTCTACACCCACGAGCGCCTCGGAAACGGCTCGCAGGATACCGACTCGGTCCGCGTCGTCTCGCAGTCGGCGGTGGTCCGTAGTCCGGCGGTGACCGAAGGGCTCTCCGGGTCGAGCCTCGGTGGCCCGGTCTCCAGAGAGTACGTCGAAGCCGACGACCTCGGGTCGCTATCGTGGGCCATCGGCGACGCCATCACGGCGTTCGAGATGTCGGGTGGGCTCGACACCGGCGAACTCCGACTCTGCTTCGACTCGCTTTCGCCGCTCGTCGACGAAAACGGCGTCCAGTCGGTTCGGCGTTTCGTCAGCGTCGTCGGCGGACGAGTCAACTCAGTCTCCGGTATGGCACACTACCACCTCTCGGTCCCGTGCGACGACCCGCTCGTCGACGAACTCGCAGAGTCCTTCGACGCCGTCGTCGAACTTCGAGTCTGCGACGAGACGCCGGAGCATCGGTGGCGCTTCCCCGACCGATCGCTCTCGACCGAGTGGCTGGCTATCTGA
- a CDS encoding NADH:flavin oxidoreductase/NADH oxidase yields MTDSLFSPLTLRGTQIPNRVMVSPMCQYSSPDGVATDWHRVHLGSRAVGGAGVVMTEATAVSPEGRISPDDLGIWTQEQADALAPIASFIRSQGSQPAIQLAHAGRKASTHRPWDGGGPVAPDERGWEVYGPTDEPWPREESYPKTHALDADDLEAVVNQFAEAAKRAHLAGFEIAEVHAAHGYLLHEFLSPVTNTREDDYGGSFENRTRLVREVTSAVRTVWPDDKPVFVRISATDWLPDRESWDLEQSVRLAPLLREVGADLVDVSSGGVHPDQQITNTGAGYQVKFAESIREESEMPVGAVGKITEAEQADQLIRNERADLAVVGREYLRDPYFTLHAAEKLGVDVDWPVQYQRAKPR; encoded by the coding sequence ATGACGGATTCGCTGTTCAGTCCCCTGACTCTTCGCGGGACGCAGATTCCGAACCGTGTGATGGTTTCACCGATGTGTCAGTACTCGTCGCCCGACGGCGTCGCCACCGACTGGCACCGCGTCCACCTCGGGAGCCGAGCGGTGGGCGGGGCCGGTGTCGTGATGACCGAGGCGACGGCCGTCTCGCCGGAGGGGCGCATCTCGCCGGACGACCTCGGCATCTGGACGCAGGAGCAGGCGGACGCGCTCGCGCCCATCGCGTCGTTCATCCGCTCGCAGGGGAGCCAGCCGGCGATTCAGCTAGCTCACGCCGGGCGGAAGGCGAGCACTCATCGGCCGTGGGACGGCGGCGGTCCCGTCGCGCCCGACGAGCGAGGGTGGGAGGTGTACGGACCGACCGACGAACCGTGGCCGCGCGAGGAGTCGTATCCGAAGACGCACGCACTGGACGCCGACGACCTCGAAGCCGTCGTCAACCAGTTCGCAGAAGCCGCAAAGCGCGCGCATCTCGCCGGGTTCGAGATAGCCGAGGTCCACGCGGCCCACGGCTACCTCCTCCACGAGTTCCTCTCGCCGGTCACCAACACCCGCGAGGACGACTACGGCGGCAGTTTCGAGAACCGAACGCGACTCGTCCGCGAGGTCACCTCGGCGGTCCGGACCGTCTGGCCCGACGATAAGCCCGTGTTCGTCCGCATCTCGGCGACCGACTGGTTGCCGGACCGCGAGTCGTGGGACCTCGAACAGTCGGTTCGCCTCGCACCGCTGCTTCGAGAGGTGGGTGCCGACCTCGTCGACGTGAGCTCCGGCGGTGTTCACCCCGACCAACAGATCACGAACACGGGCGCGGGTTACCAGGTCAAGTTCGCCGAGTCCATCCGCGAAGAGAGCGAGATGCCCGTCGGCGCAGTAGGCAAAATCACCGAAGCCGAACAGGCCGACCAGCTGATTCGGAACGAACGCGCCGACCTCGCCGTCGTCGGCCGCGAGTACCTCCGAGACCCCTACTTCACGCTCCACGCGGCCGAAAAACTCGGTGTCGACGTCGACTGGCCGGTGCAGTACCAGCGAGCGAAGCCGCGGTAA
- a CDS encoding DUF7547 family protein encodes MSRRDDDDLEDLLGELEETLSELRSELREERAPRRRPFEPPTPRDILRFTEEYTIPTVISTLEATIQALELFQRLLRLADPERAIREESRTARETTRRRADDVGRVAVDGLERALSELQRALSEADLPEDGESRDIVEEARRLSRDIEDRLADSQRRSRNSGRRDRSTDDRTRANRERDGRMRRNDRNDGLNDGAVRIDVSDEESDDADDEHEEPEDPDDAPTVDIESELDSIRDEVERAERGEEPKPEGGEEPKTEDDEE; translated from the coding sequence ATGAGCCGCCGCGACGACGACGACCTCGAAGACCTCCTCGGGGAGTTAGAGGAGACGCTGTCGGAACTCCGATCCGAACTCCGCGAGGAGCGAGCCCCCCGCCGCCGACCCTTCGAACCGCCGACGCCGAGAGATATCCTCCGGTTCACCGAGGAGTACACCATCCCGACGGTCATCTCGACGCTGGAGGCGACGATTCAGGCGCTCGAACTGTTCCAGCGACTGCTGCGCCTGGCCGACCCCGAACGCGCGATACGCGAGGAGAGTCGGACCGCCCGCGAAACGACGCGTCGCCGCGCCGACGACGTGGGTCGCGTCGCCGTCGACGGATTGGAGCGCGCGCTCTCGGAGCTTCAGCGCGCGCTCTCGGAGGCAGACCTCCCCGAGGACGGCGAGTCCCGCGACATCGTCGAAGAGGCCCGTCGGCTCTCCAGAGACATCGAGGACCGCCTCGCCGACAGCCAGCGACGCTCCCGCAACTCGGGACGGCGCGACCGCTCGACGGACGACCGAACGCGGGCGAATCGGGAGCGAGACGGTCGGATGCGGCGAAACGATCGCAACGATGGGCTCAACGACGGAGCGGTCAGAATCGACGTCAGCGACGAGGAGAGCGACGACGCCGACGACGAACACGAGGAGCCCGAAGACCCCGACGACGCGCCGACAGTCGACATCGAGTCGGAACTGGATTCGATTCGTGACGAGGTCGAGCGGGCCGAACGCGGCGAGGAGCCCAAACCCGAGGGTGGAGAGGAGCCGAAAACCGAGGACGACGAGGAGTAG
- a CDS encoding winged helix-turn-helix transcriptional regulator gives MTDANGEDWQTLWHRLHETLGGKWAFHVLRLLSERDAGFNEMRRELDGVTAKTLSKRLGELRCHGLVSRSVEATSPPRTRYALTPEGERFVSVLRDVESLVSVADCGCGRECEVLTVDADATATVCTEGC, from the coding sequence ATGACGGACGCGAACGGCGAAGACTGGCAGACGCTCTGGCATCGACTCCACGAGACGCTCGGCGGGAAGTGGGCGTTCCACGTGCTCCGGTTACTCTCCGAACGGGACGCCGGATTCAACGAGATGCGCCGCGAACTCGACGGCGTGACGGCGAAGACGCTCTCGAAACGACTCGGGGAGCTCCGCTGCCACGGCCTCGTCAGTCGGAGCGTCGAGGCGACGTCGCCGCCGCGGACGCGCTACGCGCTGACGCCGGAAGGAGAGCGGTTCGTCTCCGTGCTTCGAGACGTAGAGTCGCTGGTATCGGTCGCCGACTGCGGATGCGGTCGGGAGTGCGAAGTGCTCACCGTCGACGCCGACGCGACGGCGACAGTCTGCACTGAGGGATGCTAA
- a CDS encoding OB-fold domain-containing protein, with translation MSETTERDAHDDTPPMEAARYSDGSITYPPHPLGPDGEQPVDTVDLSEYTATIVTWTTSTATPPGVRAPNSLAIVEFDVDGEPVGAIGQLDVDDENPDVAIGDEVEPVYAEELRDPDAGIREKESQEWDGYRFRPVR, from the coding sequence ATGAGCGAAACCACCGAACGCGACGCGCACGACGACACCCCACCCATGGAAGCGGCTCGCTACTCCGACGGCAGCATCACCTACCCGCCGCACCCGCTCGGTCCCGACGGCGAGCAACCGGTCGACACTGTCGACCTGAGTGAGTACACCGCCACTATCGTCACGTGGACGACGAGCACGGCGACGCCGCCGGGCGTCCGCGCGCCGAACTCGCTGGCTATCGTCGAGTTCGACGTCGACGGCGAACCGGTCGGCGCCATCGGCCAACTCGACGTCGACGACGAGAATCCGGACGTGGCGATCGGCGACGAAGTCGAACCCGTCTACGCCGAGGAACTCCGCGACCCCGACGCCGGTATCCGCGAGAAGGAGAGCCAGGAGTGGGACGGTTACCGGTTCCGCCCCGTTCGTTGA
- a CDS encoding thiolase C-terminal domain-containing protein — protein sequence MERVAIIGASMTQFGQRDAWIRELLAEAGRGCLDDAGVVPDAIDHLYVSNMASGEFEGQTGISNALAHDLAAMPAYTARIDQTSSSGGAGTYAAWQSVASGASEMTLLVGGEKMTHRTTAESTDVIASLTHPVEYKHGVTLPSFAGLTARLYLHEYDAPRESLGKVAVKNHKNGVDNPHAQFRKEVDLDTVLGSPVVADPLRLYDFCPITDGSAALMFCPESVAREYTDEYAVVSGIGGATDTHVVHERADPTTMGGVANSSEIAYEMADLGPDDVDVAELHDMFTILEFLQSEDLGFFEKGEGWKAVEEGVTDRDGDLPINTSGGLKSKGHPLGASGVAQVYEIYKQLTRDAGDRQVDADTGLACNVGGFGNCVTTTILEAER from the coding sequence ATGGAACGCGTAGCGATCATCGGTGCGTCGATGACCCAGTTCGGACAGCGCGACGCCTGGATCCGCGAGTTGCTCGCGGAGGCCGGGCGGGGCTGTCTCGACGACGCGGGCGTCGTACCGGACGCGATAGACCACCTCTACGTCTCGAACATGGCCAGCGGCGAGTTCGAGGGCCAGACCGGTATCTCGAACGCCCTCGCGCACGACCTCGCGGCGATGCCCGCGTACACCGCTCGTATCGACCAGACCTCGTCGTCGGGCGGTGCGGGCACCTACGCCGCCTGGCAGTCGGTCGCCTCCGGCGCGAGCGAGATGACCCTCTTGGTCGGCGGCGAGAAGATGACCCACCGGACGACGGCCGAATCCACCGACGTCATCGCCTCGCTCACCCATCCCGTCGAGTACAAACACGGCGTCACGCTCCCGAGTTTCGCGGGACTCACCGCACGACTCTACCTCCACGAGTACGACGCGCCGCGCGAGAGCCTCGGGAAGGTCGCCGTCAAGAACCACAAGAACGGCGTCGACAACCCCCACGCGCAGTTCAGAAAGGAGGTCGACCTCGACACCGTCCTCGGGTCGCCCGTCGTCGCCGACCCGCTTCGACTCTACGACTTCTGCCCCATCACCGACGGGAGCGCGGCGCTCATGTTCTGTCCCGAGTCGGTCGCCCGCGAGTACACCGACGAGTACGCCGTCGTCTCGGGTATCGGCGGCGCGACGGACACCCACGTCGTCCACGAACGCGCGGACCCGACGACGATGGGTGGCGTCGCCAACTCCAGCGAAATCGCCTACGAGATGGCCGACCTCGGCCCCGACGACGTCGACGTGGCGGAACTGCACGACATGTTCACCATCCTCGAGTTCCTCCAGTCAGAGGACCTCGGCTTCTTCGAGAAAGGCGAAGGCTGGAAGGCCGTCGAGGAGGGCGTCACCGACCGCGACGGCGACCTTCCCATCAACACCTCCGGCGGCCTCAAGTCGAAGGGCCACCCCCTCGGCGCGTCGGGCGTCGCGCAGGTGTACGAGATATACAAACAGCTCACGCGCGACGCCGGGGACCGACAGGTCGACGCCGACACCGGCCTGGCCTGCAACGTCGGCGGCTTCGGTAACTGCGTGACGACGACGATTCTGGAGGCGGAACGATGA
- a CDS encoding DUF7548 family protein, giving the protein MRTADAAATAGTVVSLVLLVVVAVPYLVVTNPAAPLSAYYAAGSVGANSVGFLSVIAAVAFLSGTRGNAEPDLVAGIAVVLGLAMVVLSLLWATTIDSTLLFSFPPEAAWIQYHRWAVVALSAVVAVVAGVYAREVV; this is encoded by the coding sequence ATGCGCACCGCAGACGCCGCCGCCACCGCCGGCACCGTCGTCAGTCTCGTGCTCCTCGTCGTCGTCGCGGTCCCCTACCTCGTCGTCACCAACCCGGCGGCACCGCTGTCGGCGTACTACGCCGCCGGCTCCGTCGGTGCGAACAGCGTCGGGTTCCTCTCGGTCATCGCCGCCGTCGCGTTTCTCTCGGGGACGCGCGGCAACGCCGAACCGGATTTAGTCGCGGGTATCGCCGTCGTCCTCGGGCTCGCAATGGTCGTGCTCTCGCTTCTGTGGGCGACGACCATCGATTCGACGCTGCTGTTCAGCTTCCCGCCGGAAGCCGCGTGGATACAGTACCACCGCTGGGCCGTCGTCGCGCTCTCGGCCGTGGTCGCCGTGGTCGCCGGCGTGTACGCCCGCGAAGTGGTCTGA
- a CDS encoding DUF7111 family protein: MSESSADDVEARYYETADERVVRFSREGQTAAIAQNVDGYAMLKVRPTGDSAELERYYGFDMALDHAAELLGVSAHELPVPDDASDMGM; encoded by the coding sequence ATGAGCGAATCCAGCGCCGACGACGTGGAGGCGCGCTACTACGAAACTGCCGACGAGCGCGTCGTGCGGTTCTCGCGCGAGGGACAGACGGCCGCCATCGCACAGAACGTCGACGGCTACGCGATGTTGAAGGTCCGACCGACCGGCGACAGCGCCGAACTGGAGCGCTACTACGGCTTCGACATGGCGCTCGACCACGCCGCCGAACTGCTCGGCGTCTCGGCGCACGAGCTGCCGGTGCCGGACGACGCCAGCGACATGGGGATGTGA
- a CDS encoding protein sorting system archaetidylserine synthase (This PssA-like phosphatidyltransferase, along with a PssD-like decarboxylase, is required in Haloarchaea for the archaeosortase ArtA to replace the PGF-CTERM sorting signal with a C-terminal lipid anchor.) — protein MHPRFVVGRLGIADVVTVGNAGLGFLAVATASVYPGLAARLILLAAIADGLDGVLARRYGGTDAGPYLDSLADVASFGVAPAMVVVAAVRAVWGFDSLRVVVAVAVAALFVVLAVTRLGMYTAYDADSDQTRGVPTTLAATVLAAGVLVGFTDPFPLVGLTALLAVLMVTTIPYPDLHTQDALVMGVVQALAILFPHRLGGGFAFGLLFLALAYMFLAPRFYWGR, from the coding sequence ATGCACCCCCGGTTCGTCGTCGGACGGTTGGGTATCGCCGACGTGGTCACCGTCGGCAACGCCGGCCTGGGGTTTCTCGCCGTCGCCACCGCCAGCGTCTATCCGGGCCTCGCCGCGAGGCTCATTCTGCTGGCCGCCATCGCAGACGGCCTCGACGGCGTGCTCGCGCGGCGCTACGGCGGCACCGACGCCGGGCCGTACCTCGACTCGCTGGCCGACGTGGCGTCGTTCGGCGTCGCTCCCGCGATGGTCGTCGTCGCCGCGGTCCGCGCGGTGTGGGGGTTCGACTCTCTGCGCGTCGTCGTCGCCGTCGCCGTCGCGGCGCTGTTCGTCGTACTGGCGGTCACTCGTCTCGGGATGTACACCGCCTACGACGCCGACTCCGACCAGACGCGCGGCGTCCCGACGACGCTCGCGGCGACGGTTCTCGCCGCGGGCGTGCTCGTCGGGTTCACCGACCCGTTCCCGCTCGTCGGATTGACCGCCTTGCTCGCTGTCCTGATGGTGACGACGATTCCGTACCCCGACCTGCACACCCAGGACGCGCTCGTGATGGGCGTCGTGCAGGCGCTGGCGATTCTGTTCCCGCACCGTCTCGGCGGCGGGTTCGCCTTCGGTCTCCTCTTTCTGGCGCTGGCGTACATGTTCCTCGCGCCGCGGTTCTACTGGGGCCGCTGA
- a CDS encoding cupredoxin domain-containing protein, with the protein MKRRAFLAAVGATGLTALAGCGGVSGQGEGQEYDVGMTAVAFDPPEITVSVGEEVVWQNTSTRDHTVTAYENSIPAEADYFASGGYEDEQAARDAWRNRDSAINNGETFAHTFEVPGRYEYVCLPHERSGMVGTVIVEESSASGNQSQSSDQS; encoded by the coding sequence ATGAAGCGACGCGCGTTTCTCGCCGCGGTCGGGGCTACCGGACTCACGGCGCTTGCGGGCTGTGGCGGCGTGAGCGGACAGGGGGAGGGCCAAGAGTACGACGTCGGGATGACGGCGGTGGCGTTCGACCCGCCCGAGATCACGGTTTCCGTCGGCGAGGAGGTCGTCTGGCAGAACACGAGTACCCGAGACCACACGGTTACGGCCTACGAAAACTCCATCCCGGCGGAGGCCGACTATTTCGCCAGCGGCGGCTACGAGGACGAACAAGCCGCCCGCGACGCGTGGCGTAACCGAGACAGTGCGATCAACAACGGCGAGACGTTCGCGCACACCTTCGAGGTACCCGGACGGTACGAGTACGTCTGCCTCCCGCACGAGCGAAGCGGGATGGTCGGGACGGTTATCGTCGAGGAGAGTTCGGCCTCCGGGAATCAGTCACAGTCGAGCGATCAGTCGTAG
- a CDS encoding 30S ribosomal protein S3ae: MSERSVSKQKRGKRWYSVLAPEQFDRAELGKTVAEEPEMVYGRTIETTLGELTDDAGANNTKLTFKINDVGSDSAYTEFIQHELTRDYLRSLVRRGASKVEANVTVLTTDDYRVQVQPVAFTTKKADRSQEQAIRRVMIDLVNEAAEDRSFEQLIDSIVEGRLSSAIYGEAKTIYPLRRVEVQKLSLEARPEEVEAEEEAAVDVDESDVAEEVAEEAE; encoded by the coding sequence ATGAGCGAACGTTCAGTATCCAAGCAGAAACGAGGCAAGCGATGGTACTCCGTGCTCGCGCCCGAGCAGTTCGACCGGGCCGAACTCGGCAAGACCGTCGCTGAGGAACCGGAGATGGTGTACGGACGCACCATCGAGACCACGCTCGGCGAACTCACCGACGACGCCGGCGCGAACAACACGAAGCTCACGTTCAAGATCAACGACGTGGGCTCAGACTCGGCGTACACCGAGTTCATCCAGCACGAACTGACGCGCGACTACCTGCGCAGTCTGGTTCGCCGCGGCGCCTCGAAAGTCGAGGCGAACGTCACCGTCCTGACGACCGACGACTACCGCGTCCAGGTCCAGCCCGTGGCGTTCACGACGAAGAAGGCCGACCGCAGCCAAGAGCAGGCGATTCGGCGGGTCATGATCGACCTCGTCAACGAGGCCGCCGAGGACCGTAGCTTCGAGCAGCTCATCGACAGCATCGTCGAGGGTCGACTCTCCTCGGCCATCTACGGCGAGGCGAAGACCATCTACCCGCTCCGCCGGGTCGAGGTCCAGAAGCTCTCGCTGGAGGCGCGTCCCGAAGAGGTCGAAGCCGAAGAGGAGGCCGCCGTCGACGTCGACGAGTCCGACGTGGCCGAAGAAGTCGCCGAAGAAGCCGAGTAA
- a CDS encoding KEOPS complex subunit Pcc1 — MSETTSARTARVETTHEEAALVAAALAPDDTDEMTTTVSENRIVTVIERETTGGLQATVDDYVVNLTVAETVIDAARDTT; from the coding sequence ATGAGTGAGACGACGAGTGCGCGAACCGCCCGCGTCGAGACGACGCACGAGGAGGCGGCGCTCGTCGCCGCCGCGCTCGCCCCCGACGACACCGACGAGATGACGACGACAGTGAGTGAAAATCGCATCGTCACCGTCATCGAGCGGGAGACGACCGGCGGCCTACAGGCCACGGTCGACGACTACGTGGTGAACCTGACGGTCGCAGAGACCGTCATCGACGCAGCTAGAGACACAACATGA
- a CDS encoding exonuclease RecJ codes for MSTARSANAETAPAAVASALADAPFVRVVARADGDSLAASGILARALRSADTPFHVQLRPNPTVVDDNDTVVSVGATTASLAVPGDDSPATLAAYRTARELGDTPDSTLALAGVAAAGESLADDAYDSIRSAAEAAGVTRRPGVGVPVGEIADGLAHSTLLSAPYSGDVEAARAMLAEASLPAELDADAHRRVASLAALDATGADDATPRAVESLDRVLRPYATPDGPFETVEGYADVLCTVARERPGTGVALALGHATDATRRAALDAWRNHALEAHTVLREADTARFADCFVVRTGVDADSLGAVATIARLVRDFRSPEPVVLVVGDGVAAAASIDSCELGQTMATAAAELGGAGYGRGDEGEARFDTEETDAPTTSDASTTDQHPFTAAFREALRA; via the coding sequence ATGTCGACTGCGCGCTCCGCCAACGCCGAGACCGCCCCCGCCGCCGTCGCTTCGGCACTCGCCGACGCCCCGTTCGTCCGGGTCGTCGCGCGCGCCGACGGCGACTCGCTGGCCGCGAGTGGCATCCTCGCGCGTGCGCTGCGGAGCGCCGACACTCCGTTCCACGTCCAGCTCCGGCCGAATCCGACGGTCGTCGACGACAACGATACCGTCGTCTCCGTCGGCGCGACGACGGCGTCGCTCGCCGTCCCCGGTGACGACTCGCCGGCGACGCTCGCGGCGTACCGAACCGCGCGCGAACTCGGCGACACGCCGGACTCGACGCTCGCACTCGCGGGCGTCGCCGCGGCCGGCGAGTCGCTCGCCGACGACGCCTACGACTCGATTCGGTCGGCCGCCGAAGCCGCCGGGGTGACGCGACGTCCCGGCGTCGGCGTGCCGGTCGGCGAGATCGCCGACGGCCTCGCCCACTCGACGCTGCTTTCCGCGCCGTACTCCGGCGACGTGGAGGCGGCGCGGGCGATGCTCGCCGAAGCGAGCCTGCCGGCCGAACTCGACGCCGACGCGCACCGCCGCGTCGCCTCCCTCGCCGCGCTCGACGCGACAGGGGCCGACGACGCGACGCCGCGTGCGGTCGAGTCGCTCGACCGCGTCCTGCGTCCGTACGCGACGCCGGACGGCCCCTTCGAGACGGTCGAAGGCTACGCGGACGTGCTCTGCACCGTCGCCCGGGAACGCCCCGGAACCGGCGTCGCGCTCGCGCTCGGTCACGCTACCGACGCGACGCGGCGGGCCGCGCTCGACGCGTGGCGCAACCACGCGCTCGAAGCCCACACCGTCCTGCGCGAGGCCGACACCGCCAGATTCGCCGACTGTTTCGTCGTGCGAACGGGCGTGGATGCCGACTCGCTCGGCGCGGTGGCGACGATTGCGCGACTGGTCCGCGACTTCCGGTCGCCGGAACCGGTCGTGCTCGTCGTCGGCGACGGCGTCGCCGCCGCCGCGAGCATCGACTCCTGCGAGTTGGGCCAGACGATGGCGACGGCGGCCGCCGAACTCGGCGGCGCGGGCTACGGACGCGGAGACGAAGGCGAAGCGCGCTTCGACACGGAGGAGACGGACGCACCGACCACATCGGACGCATCGACGACAGACCAACATCCGTTCACCGCGGCGTTCCGGGAGGCGCTTCGCGCATGA
- a CDS encoding 30S ribosomal protein S15: MARMHTRRRGSSGSDRPATDEAPEWSDVDADDVEQRVVELAEQGHDPSVIGLKLRDEGVKGTPVPNVKLATGKKITEILDENDASDDLPEDLKNLMQRAIRLREHVQRNPQDHQNRRALQNTESKIRRLVNYYRGDALDPSFRYSYDVAVELLE, translated from the coding sequence ATGGCACGAATGCACACCCGTCGCCGCGGCTCGTCCGGTTCGGACCGCCCGGCGACAGACGAAGCCCCCGAGTGGAGTGACGTCGACGCGGACGACGTCGAACAGCGCGTCGTCGAACTCGCAGAGCAGGGCCACGACCCAAGCGTCATCGGCCTGAAACTGCGCGACGAAGGCGTCAAAGGCACCCCGGTCCCGAACGTCAAGCTCGCGACCGGCAAGAAAATCACCGAGATTCTCGACGAGAACGACGCCTCGGACGACCTTCCCGAGGACCTCAAGAACCTGATGCAGCGCGCGATTCGCCTCCGCGAGCACGTCCAACGCAACCCGCAGGACCACCAGAACCGTCGCGCCCTGCAGAACACCGAGTCGAAGATTCGCCGTCTCGTCAACTACTACCGAGGCGACGCGCTCGACCCGTCGTTCCGCTACAGCTACGACGTCGCCGTCGAACTCCTCGAATAA